The genomic region CTACTATTCTTTTTGTTGGCTGCCCTATTGTGTTGTTTcaaaattggttttgatttggttgTTTTGTGTGTTGTAAAAGGTTGCGAGTCCTTTCAAAacttttcttaatcaaaaacatattttctCTTTTAGCAACTATATTCCTTTCTTAAATTTGAATCTATTTATGTAGTTCTTTTCATCACAATGTACTTGAAAATTTTATTATAACATTTGTTTAATAGATAGATAACAACTATTTTTAAGTGTTGAAACTAATAGTATCTTATTGATCTACTATAGCTTACCCTATTTAGTTGAGAATACAGGACCACTCTTGCCTTTGATTTTAAGAGACCAATGATTATCCGAAACCATTAAGTTTATATACTTCTCTTTTAACTTAAAAGTATTTTCTCACTAAAAATTATATGATTAAATTATCTAAAAATTATATGATTAAATTACCTAAAATCAATGTACCATATATTATTCTCCTGTGCAAATTATTGTTTTactaaatttaacaaaataataatGTGCACAATCAATCAACTAGATTCTTTCATATCTCTAATCAATAATCAATGTTTTAAAGTTGAAATCATTTTGGATGGAAACAAGTCTGATTATAGTAAGGATACCTTTAAATCAAAAGTTGTCTTCACTAAACAAATTTGACATATTACAACAATTTGAGTAAACATAAAATTGCCTTCACTAAGCAAGtccaacatacaacaacaatttgAATAAACAtacacttgaaattgtcttcactaaacacccacatcaagaaaaATCTAATATTTCACTGACCTAAATGCAACTCTGAAAGGTTGGATTTTGATGAATTGCTTCTATATCATATTGACAGCATAATTTTAAATTGGATTGGCTTCATAAAAGCTATCTGATAAAAGAAATATGGTCGGTTGAATTAGAGGCGTGACTTGCAGCAGTTGAAGGAGAAGATGGCGGAGTAGGGAGCGGCGGCACACAAATCTCAATTGTGCCTTCCAACATCTGAACAACTGCTTTGGTCGATGGTCGAAAACAGGGATCCTGTTGAATACACCATAGTCCCAGCAACACCATCCTttccaactcactcaactcctCTCTGGACAGCTGCTCCTGGACCAACTCTATCAGCCCTCCTCGTTTCAAACAGTCATAAGCCCAATCAGACAAAACCATTTCATTCTCCAGGACATCCAGATCCACCATTTTCCTCCTACAAATAATTTCTAGCAGCATCACTCCAAAGCTATAAATGTCAACTTTCACAGTGATTGCCATATTCTTGTACCATTCAGGAGCTATGTAACCAAAGGTCCCCCGCGCTTGAGTAAATGTGCGGGTCTGTTCTGTCCTGATCAATTTAGCCATGCCAAAGTCGGATATTTTTGCATTGAGATTTTCATCCAGAAGTATGTTCTGAGGCTTGATGTCACAGTGGAGTATACGATTCATACACTCTTCGTGCAAATAGAGGAGTCCCCTTGCAATTCCAAGAGCGATTTGAACACGCAACTTCCAGTCAAGATAGATGCCACTTTTGAAAAGAACCTGGTCTAGAGACCCATTGCTCATGTATTGGTACACCAAAAGCCTGTGGTAACCCTCCTCACAAAAACCATACAGCTGAACGAGATTTTTATGATGGGTTGCTCCAATGCTATTCATCTCTGCTCTAAACTCCTTTTCATCTGCTCCTCCATCAACGCGGCTGTCTCGCTTCACGGGCTTCTCAAGCTTCTTCACAGCAATCATTCTTCCGTCCAACAGTTCCCCTTTATACACCTTTCCGAAGGCACCTCTTCCCAGCTCTTCTTTAAATCCTTTTGTTGCCAAGTATAGTTCTTGATATGTAAATGATTTTAGTCCCCCATCGAATGAACCCTTTTCTTGTACAGTTCTCAGCTTGGGAAGACAGACAAATAACCATATTATCAACATGACTACTATAAGAGCCGAAAGACAACCCACCAGGCTAAATGCAATGGAACTAATTAGCTTCTCACTGGACTCCTTCCTCTGATCTCCATACTCTGACGGAGCAGTTGATGGAGGGAGGACTTTGGATAATACCTTGACAAAAGCTTTGCTGGCAGATGTTATGCGGCCATCCCTTAGTGGGCTCGCTTTCTTCCGGCAAATTCCAATTTCATAGATGACCACTATGCACATACAATCATCCAGGCACGCCTGCTTGCACTCACTTTCATTAAAAGACAAAATTGTTGCATAGTCATTCCCTGGCCAATCCACGCTTTCAAGCTCCATCATCACAGCACTGCTTGCATTGGCACTGCAGATCTGATCGTAAGAATTTTGAAGGCATCCCTTCAATGGGTCTTTTTTATCAACCAGAGAGAATCCTGGAGGGCATGTACAGGACGGTAACTTATCCTGGGTCACATTACAGATGCTGTTGAATCCACACTGACCACTCACTTGGCAAGGATCATCCAAGGCTTGCCATGCAGGTACCCAGGAAGGAGTAGGATTATTACCTTCATCGCCATCATCATCTGGCTTACTCCACAAATACCCTCTCAAAATTCCATCGGCATCTAAGCTCACTTTACGAACAGCCTGTTTCTGCGCCTCTCTAGAGCTAACATTACATGGAGTAATACTAGCATTTGAAGAATTGTCTACAAAACATAAGTATCCATTCGTAGAAATGTTCAAGGCAGTAGAATTATTACCAATCGCTAACTTCCAGTAATCGCTCGAATTGTCACCCAAACGCTCAGCCAGTGAAAGGATCAAATCCCCATTATTCTGATACGCCAACACGAATCTCCCCGTTGAATAGGTTGCAGTGGTAGCGCTGGAATAGATTTTAGATCCACGCTTCAGTGTTTGGCCGGGCAAGAGAGTATCTGTAGGATGGTCGAAGCTCTGCCagatggtgttgttagatttgtcTAGCACCACAAAGTTACCATTTTTTCTCACTTCAGCAGCATCTACTCCTGTGAGGGAAGGAAATATGGTCTGTAACCTCCCTTGGGAATCAAAGACGTGGAGGCCGGTCACATTGAGCTGCAGAGTAGAACCCTCTTCCAGCGGTTTGTCTCTGTTGGCTGTCCAAACCAGACTTTTTGGAAAATTTATGTCGTCAAACCACACACCAATCAAATATTGCGTGGGAGTTGTAATATCAAACCCAAATGCAAATTCCCCATTTGGTGAAACCCATTTTGAGTGTGTGGAAGTATTGAGAGTTGAGGCAATGTTGATCTGTTGCTGCTGGCCAAACACATTGATTGGCCAGAGCAGACAGACAATGAAGGCCAAAGGAAGGAGCACATGACAGGCTGCCATTGATGAATCTCTTTGTGTAACACTGGAAGATAGAGCCAGCAATTTATTCTTATTTCTGTATATTGGACCTTATGTTTAACTTTGTCAGGAGTTTTGAACTAAGGGTTCCAGAACAGTTTCCCACGTTTTGGGACCTCACCTAACATCATCCTAATCTGACCactattttgttttatttaagtGACAAACCAATATGCCTAAATACTAATTAGGCATTCAGTTATTCATGTGTGGACTGGGCATTGCCATCTGGAGATATGAAGCAGATATGATTTTAATGTTTAGTTTTGAAGACATTTTCAATTACTCACATCTTGGAAAGAACAATCTACGAGTCAAAAtagaaattataaatattaaaataacaatTCCATCAACTAATTTTATAGTTTATTGATGTAaaagataattatttttttttaaaaatgattcaATACTACTCATAAATATGTATgtaaaattattaaaaaactatACTATTTGCTAATTGATATTTGAGCTTGGATTTCCTCAAGattaaaatatttgatatttaaaagTATCGTTAAACTGTCTAACAAAAATTTAATCTTCTAGTTGACTGAATCAATCAACCATTGAGGCCCTTCTCAATGCTCAGTCGGCTGGTCTGCAACTACGGATAAAACATTATCTAACGGTCAATGTACATTATCTAACGGATAATGCTCAGACGGCTGGCCTGCAACTACGGAGAAAACATTATCTAACAGTAAGTGTACATCAGGCCAATGTTACATTAATTCTCTTTATGTAACGGTCAATGTGTTCGTGTAAACGTTATTAATAAATTGTTATAGCTTTCGATCTgaaatattttgtatttttattttatcgTATTGATTTTTGTAATATCCTTTCCTATTATTTAGGACGTCCTTACAATAAAAACTCTTTTGTCTAGTGCAGTTGGAAATTGCAGATTCCAAACGAACGCCTGTTTCTAATGCCCAGCTGATAGCAAACTaataatgataaagaataatgcaaTAACAGCAATAACATAAAGTGATCAAATATGAAGTTACAGAATTTACCAGTCATACTCAGAATTTAGGAAAAAACAGAGATGCCCTATTTTTTATTACAGCGTACATAGAATACAATCAGCCTCTCATTTATAAAGTTCACGTGCTTAGAGAAGGCCTCTAAAAATAGAGTTCATTTTAATCGCTTAAAACAGAGCATTCACCGTAAAAAATAAGGCATGcattctttgcttgaaatgccagAATATCTTAACTAAAAAAGAACAAACAACAACATGCTAACAGTTCAATAACATGGACAAAAAACTTATACCGGTTTACATGCTTTATTGGGAAGAAACAAGGTCTAGTTAACTAAAAAAAGACTAGACTAAAAAACTACTATTCCTAAGAAAACTATGAATGCAATGAGAGGAGATGCATGATAGTGGACAACAGTTTTAAGCTGAAGCTGAACTACATGATTTACGGAATTATCAAACTGTAtggggtaaatgcacaaagttgggtctcAATCTTACGGAAGTCcgcgggttgggaaaagagcccgttAGAAACACAAATCAGGCACCCGCTTATCGTCCGAGCCATTAAAAAACGGGTGCATGTTTTTCAGAAACGTGCGCCAGTTTtttgaatgtatttatttatttaatttaaaccgttttccatcattttcactatttcaaaaatgggtcttgaatgtatttatttatttaatttaaaccgttttccatcattttcactatttcaaaaatgggtaaacgtttcagaggagcacgggtacccattttttcCATCCAAGGTGAccccagaccattttttacctccttctaggtacgtagttttgttttttatattcttttttatttatttttattatttttcataaaaaaaagttaatttattgtaattatttttcataaaaaatgttaatttattgttattttttaattttagtgttttaaaaatttgaaaaacattttttattttatttaatttcatgtttaaaatagtttttagtttttaaatattgcaaaaaacatgaaaatgtaaacgaataataaacttaaaaaatagtaaaaacttaaaaccgtaggaaaaaaacaaaaaacaaaaacgtaaacgaacaataaacattagacacaaaaaacagacaataaacttggacaaaaaaatgaacaataaaccctagatagaaaaaaacgaacaataaaccatagaaaataaacgaacatcaaaccctaaaaaattaacaaacaataaatcctagatgaaaatcaataataaactccccttctctctctcacacacacatacaaGTTACCCTCTCCATCATTAcatacacactctctctctctctctctctctctctctctctctcacacacacacacacacacacacacacacatgtacacgttACCCTCTCTatcattactctctctctctctctctctctcacacacacacacacacacacacacattaccccccccctctctctctctcacacatgcACATTacccctcctctctctctatcaTGTTACACTATTTCTCTttcattaccctctctctatcattaactactctctatctctcattatctattatctctctaactcgttgtatctcaaattacttactccccccccctctctctctattttaatcatgcgttaaagtttgaatgtttaaatttatatttctaaatgttgtatttaattataggattcttttgtaaaagttagatgtttaatttatgtttaaattgaactttaaaatgataatgaatatgaatgtgcttttttttgtgtgtgaaaaatagggttcttaaaatTGATAATACTTtgactatcactattaatcctcactacttcctaacttagcccaatctctaaagatatactatatatttacaaacatgataacatgtcaaatactttgacttaatagtggaaagagaaaccacaacctgtcacctactcatccaactaattgcaccaccacataGACTAAATACATAGTCAATGTTAGACTTCCTAATGTCAACATCTCATATCCAATTTCAGTTTACAAGTccctatatttttaataacatatggaacaatcctactactaaactttcttctttccaaactttgtgctttgaaaacatggttgttgaaaacatggatttttcttcttcttttagattATTCCACGAATCACCAATCATTCTAGTGATCTCCCTATCCTTGCCAAGACACAATGCTTTCAATTATTTATACTACTCAGCAAAGAAAAAATTGTAGCCATTCCTATTttgctttgaaaacatggttgttgaaaacattttttctaaatttgagtcattGAGATGCTAGATATTAAATTCCAACCTAGAGGTAGTATGTCCATAAATTCCAATGACTACCAAAGTGATACATTTCCACTGAATGTTAGCTCTTATTGAACATTAAGTGTTGTTCAAGtgtcataaaaagttgtcaaagtctcaacttgtcatcaaagtgacattattggtgaagtatcccaattgtttctaaaataacattattatactaaatttcaactactcctaaagtccaccttctaccaatgttgcaatgtgcatctaaagatgtttttgaacttaaaaaaattaCACTAAATGTAAAATTATGCCTCAATGAGAAATAGAATGCCATGTGGAAAGAATCTCTATATTTAATCATCCATATATCGTCacatatatgcattccaaatatataacatttatatcactattgtcatcctaataatcttttgaatctaaatcatcatttaattcattcttgtaatatttttcttgcattcatttttatgtggattttcttgacataattataacttagcttaacataggatttattgagagacttagatctcactttagatttggagctttgtcctttttcttattttttctctttgctttatccttttatcttcctctaataaccaatgcatcctttaaaaaaatagagtttttttttgttttaactcctccaagagtagagaacctactatttattcaagcttcaaattagtgtagtactactagttgtgatcactaaatcatcccatgattctagcaaagaacacaacaaagcagtacatgtattgacaagttcataaaTATAACTTGTATGAATTTAATGGatttagttaaaaccaaaagagagtagttgaatcgattcctatcaagttgaaaatataaagtggtagcctaattgaagataatggttaaatattgcaagggtactaaattataattccatggaagttaccttctttgaaaagatggtcaactattatgggtcccaaagtacaactatcgtaggtattgtaatcatccatctctctataacaaacatacaaatgcaccatTATGCCCCAAAAtgacaactaaaaaaaaatcttaattgagaatgagccctcagtggagtctagaggagatgattattcattatctaaatcagtggagtcattttattcattatctattctctctctctcatgattatttttatgattttgatggaacttatactaatgcatctttagatgttaaaaagtattgtttgagttgcatgggcattatgatgttttattttgtagaatatttcttatactttgatttaagtggataatatttcctaaatg from Cryptomeria japonica chromosome 3, Sugi_1.0, whole genome shotgun sequence harbors:
- the LOC131050321 gene encoding G-type lectin S-receptor-like serine/threonine-protein kinase LECRK3; translated protein: MAACHVLLPLAFIVCLLWPINVFGQQQQINIASTLNTSTHSKWVSPNGEFAFGFDITTPTQYLIGVWFDDINFPKSLVWTANRDKPLEEGSTLQLNVTGLHVFDSQGRLQTIFPSLTGVDAAEVRKNGNFVVLDKSNNTIWQSFDHPTDTLLPGQTLKRGSKIYSSATTATYSTGRFVLAYQNNGDLILSLAERLGDNSSDYWKLAIGNNSTALNISTNGYLCFVDNSSNASITPCNVSSREAQKQAVRKVSLDADGILRGYLWSKPDDDGDEGNNPTPSWVPAWQALDDPCQVSGQCGFNSICNVTQDKLPSCTCPPGFSLVDKKDPLKGCLQNSYDQICSANASSAVMMELESVDWPGNDYATILSFNESECKQACLDDCMCIVVIYEIGICRKKASPLRDGRITSASKAFVKVLSKVLPPSTAPSEYGDQRKESSEKLISSIAFSLVGCLSALIVVMLIIWLFVCLPKLRTVQEKGSFDGGLKSFTYQELYLATKGFKEELGRGAFGKVYKGELLDGRMIAVKKLEKPVKRDSRVDGGADEKEFRAEMNSIGATHHKNLVQLYGFCEEGYHRLLVYQYMSNGSLDQVLFKSGIYLDWKLRVQIALGIARGLLYLHEECMNRILHCDIKPQNILLDENLNAKISDFGMAKLIRTEQTRTFTQARGTFGYIAPEWYKNMAITVKVDIYSFGVMLLEIICRRKMVDLDVLENEMVLSDWAYDCLKRGGLIELVQEQLSREELSELERMVLLGLWCIQQDPCFRPSTKAVVQMLEGTIEICVPPLPTPPSSPSTAASHASNSTDHISFIR